In Arthrobacter citreus, a single genomic region encodes these proteins:
- a CDS encoding aldehyde dehydrogenase: MISTYPVVSGRYLINGEWKEINETANIINPANKSEVIGTVALCTEEIVNEAINAASKAFESWSQSEVHDRVERMKVAANELSKIIEENVSLFVRENGKTLVEAKKDLLRCVEVMNGGADELLKWWNPELLPGNQKVQVRRRSRGVAAVITPWNSPMILTFKRVIPAVLAGNTVVVKPATNCPLTIMTCLKVVAEHFPPGVINIVTGSGKVIGDKLCSDSRVRTIAFVGSTQTGKDIMKKSAGNLQKVYMELGGNDPAIILEDANLDDEAITRLRMSILRAAGQVCSAIKRVYVHESRYVEVVKKLKKEFERIVVGDGIQPDVTMGPLNNKTQYDYVNALIERAEKAGANVITAGIQLNPEMWEQGYYILPTIVIGVDQQSEIVRAEQFGPVIPILPFSTIDEAIKLANDSEFGLRASVWTENEELAVEMADRLEAGAVFHNNHTIFSDLALDFPGLKESGVSRETRHCGLEYFADSYGFAN; the protein is encoded by the coding sequence ATGATTTCGACATATCCGGTTGTATCAGGAAGATATCTCATAAATGGTGAATGGAAAGAAATAAATGAAACAGCTAATATTATTAATCCCGCAAATAAGTCGGAAGTAATCGGCACAGTTGCGTTATGTACAGAGGAAATCGTAAACGAAGCTATTAATGCAGCATCGAAAGCATTTGAATCTTGGTCACAAAGTGAAGTTCACGATCGTGTAGAAAGAATGAAAGTAGCAGCTAATGAACTTTCTAAAATCATTGAAGAAAATGTTTCATTATTTGTTCGTGAAAATGGAAAAACACTTGTAGAAGCTAAAAAAGACTTATTACGTTGTGTTGAAGTGATGAATGGTGGAGCAGATGAACTACTTAAATGGTGGAATCCGGAGTTACTTCCAGGCAATCAAAAAGTTCAAGTAAGAAGAAGATCAAGAGGGGTTGCAGCAGTCATTACACCTTGGAATTCGCCAATGATTTTAACATTTAAGCGAGTAATCCCAGCTGTTTTAGCAGGGAATACAGTTGTTGTCAAACCAGCGACAAATTGTCCGTTAACAATTATGACTTGTTTAAAAGTAGTGGCTGAACATTTTCCACCTGGCGTTATTAATATTGTAACAGGTTCAGGGAAAGTGATTGGTGACAAACTTTGTTCTGATTCACGAGTTCGTACGATTGCTTTTGTCGGAAGTACCCAAACTGGTAAAGATATTATGAAGAAATCTGCTGGAAATCTTCAAAAAGTCTATATGGAGCTTGGTGGAAATGACCCGGCAATTATTTTAGAGGATGCTAACTTAGATGACGAAGCAATTACACGATTAAGAATGAGTATTTTACGAGCGGCTGGCCAAGTTTGTTCGGCTATTAAACGTGTATATGTACATGAATCTAGATATGTTGAAGTTGTAAAAAAATTAAAGAAAGAATTTGAGCGAATTGTTGTAGGCGATGGTATTCAACCTGATGTAACAATGGGTCCATTAAATAATAAAACTCAATATGACTATGTAAATGCATTAATTGAACGTGCTGAAAAAGCAGGTGCAAATGTAATAACAGCCGGAATTCAACTGAATCCTGAAATGTGGGAACAAGGATATTACATCTTACCAACAATCGTAATAGGGGTTGACCAGCAAAGTGAGATCGTTCGTGCAGAGCAATTTGGGCCAGTCATTCCTATTTTACCTTTTTCAACGATTGACGAAGCGATCAAACTAGCAAATGATAGTGAATTTGGTTTAAGGGCATCTGTTTGGACTGAGAATGAAGAATTGGCAGTTGAAATGGCAGATCGTTTAGAAGCAGGAGCAGTTTTTCATAATAATCACACCATCTTTAGCGATTTAGCACTGGATTTCCCGGGGTTAAAAGAAAGTGGTGTATCAAGAGAAACAAGACACTGTGGATTGGAATACTTTGCAGATTCATACGGATTTGCAAATTGA
- the nadX gene encoding aspartate dehydrogenase yields the protein MKLGLIGCGNIGQFLLQAINKDGMLPGGKIVSIYTRCEESAVQLAKDFETEAFTDVEALLHSDVDLVIEAATVEAAEVYAIKVLESGKDLLLSSIGVMADSSFEDKVREVCIRKGVNVYLPSGAIGGLDILKSAKAVNGLNTVSITTRKPPGALSGDTLEKETILFEGSAAEAIKLYPRNINVAIVLSLAGLGSNNTKVKIIADPSVIKNSHTIEASGAFGKLKLEIENDPMPNNPKTSYLAALSVLAKLQNKDNYVQVG from the coding sequence ATGAAATTAGGTCTAATCGGGTGTGGTAATATTGGTCAATTTCTTCTGCAAGCAATTAATAAAGACGGCATGTTACCCGGCGGAAAGATTGTTTCAATTTATACACGCTGCGAAGAATCAGCCGTCCAATTAGCGAAAGATTTTGAAACAGAAGCTTTTACAGATGTAGAAGCTCTCCTTCATTCTGATGTAGATTTAGTCATTGAAGCTGCAACAGTTGAAGCAGCAGAGGTGTACGCTATAAAAGTTCTTGAGTCTGGAAAAGATCTATTACTAAGTAGTATTGGCGTAATGGCTGATTCTTCTTTTGAAGACAAAGTTCGAGAGGTTTGTATTCGAAAAGGTGTGAACGTTTACTTACCTTCAGGAGCAATCGGCGGCTTAGATATTTTAAAGTCAGCAAAAGCTGTAAATGGTTTAAACACCGTTTCAATTACAACTAGAAAACCACCTGGAGCATTATCTGGAGATACATTAGAAAAAGAAACGATTTTGTTTGAAGGCTCTGCAGCAGAAGCAATCAAACTATACCCAAGAAATATAAATGTAGCAATTGTATTATCGTTAGCGGGACTAGGCTCTAACAATACGAAAGTAAAAATTATTGCTGATCCGAGTGTGATAAAAAATAGCCATACAATTGAAGCTTCTGGTGCGTTCGGGAAACTAAAACTTGAGATTGAAAATGATCCGATGCCAAATAATCCTAAAACAAGTTATTTAGCAGCGTTAAGCGTTTTGGCGAAATTACAAAATAAAGATAACTATGTACAAGTCGGGTAA
- a CDS encoding aromatic ring-hydroxylating dioxygenase subunit alpha, which yields MIITEKTLDELSKEQLVNYLSETVKPDEGSIPAYLLGDKAVYELEHEKVFLKTWVFLGHESEVPNSGDFMTRELAGYSIIISRDSNGEINAFYNMCTHRGMKLCRADKGNKTLFTCPYHGFNFKNTGELVGVPLQKDIYGDRLDRTKMGLHQVKLESYKGLIFGNWDENAEPLEEFLGDFKWYLDIVVGRAEMEVIGAPQRFIVKSNWKVGSDNFVGDSYHTMVTHGSIAKLGMVPNATYSKRGFQIHTENGHGLNLGTPNPDFAFPEELKDEYKSNLSEEQYEVLSNLKNMIGNAFPNMSFLISHTKIKGELISNTSIRMWRPISHNKMEVIAWLLVEKNASQEWKNRSRDSFILTFSPSGIFEQDDTEVFTDITEAAQGPMPFQKNLTYNYTMGLHREPVDFIGPGVAYDDKFTEASQRNFYKYWLELMTK from the coding sequence ATGATTATAACAGAGAAAACTTTAGATGAACTGTCAAAGGAGCAACTAGTAAATTACTTATCCGAAACGGTCAAACCAGATGAAGGAAGCATCCCTGCATATCTTCTAGGTGACAAAGCGGTTTACGAGTTAGAGCATGAAAAAGTATTTTTAAAAACATGGGTTTTTCTTGGTCATGAATCTGAAGTTCCAAATTCCGGTGACTTTATGACACGTGAACTTGCAGGGTACTCGATCATTATCTCACGAGATAGTAATGGAGAAATCAATGCATTTTATAATATGTGTACTCACCGAGGTATGAAGCTATGTAGAGCTGACAAAGGAAACAAGACTTTATTTACATGTCCATACCATGGATTTAACTTTAAAAATACAGGCGAACTAGTTGGTGTTCCACTTCAAAAAGATATTTATGGAGATCGGCTTGACCGAACTAAAATGGGTCTTCACCAAGTAAAGCTAGAATCATACAAAGGACTTATATTTGGAAATTGGGATGAAAATGCAGAACCTCTTGAAGAGTTCCTCGGTGATTTTAAGTGGTATTTAGATATTGTAGTGGGCCGTGCTGAGATGGAAGTAATTGGAGCTCCGCAACGTTTTATTGTGAAATCAAACTGGAAAGTCGGTTCTGATAACTTTGTAGGTGATTCCTACCATACGATGGTTACTCACGGTTCAATTGCCAAATTAGGTATGGTACCAAATGCAACATACTCGAAGCGCGGTTTCCAAATCCATACGGAAAACGGACATGGATTAAACCTTGGTACACCAAATCCGGACTTTGCTTTTCCTGAAGAATTGAAAGATGAATATAAAAGTAATTTATCAGAGGAACAATATGAAGTGTTATCAAACTTGAAAAATATGATTGGAAATGCATTTCCAAACATGTCATTTTTAATATCTCACACAAAAATTAAGGGCGAATTAATTTCGAATACTTCAATTAGAATGTGGAGACCAATTAGCCACAATAAGATGGAAGTAATTGCGTGGTTACTAGTAGAGAAAAATGCTTCTCAGGAATGGAAGAATCGATCAAGAGATTCTTTTATCTTAACATTTAGTCCATCTGGTATTTTTGAACAAGATGATACTGAAGTATTTACGGACATCACAGAAGCAGCCCAAGGTCCAATGCCATTTCAAAAGAATTTGACTTATAACTATACAATGGGACTACATCGTGAGCCCGTCGACTTTATCGGCCCAGGTGTAGCTTATGACGATAAATTTACAGAAGCAAGCCAACGTAATTTCTATAAGTACTGGCTTGAATTAATGACAAAGTAA
- a CDS encoding 3-phenylpropionate/cinnamic acid dioxygenase subunit beta, with protein sequence MNTEKLLAKLEFEQWLIDEAQLLDDIEFDDWFSLMHTNLVYQMPVRVNKEGTERPDYSTEMFTFNDDIELLKLRVDRLKTDYAWAEIPPSRTRRFVSNVSVKELAKEEKAVVKSYLLIYRSRSTDIHHDLISGERNDEFTYEDGKWKLSKRVFIVDQTTINTRNLAIFV encoded by the coding sequence ATGAATACCGAAAAATTATTAGCAAAATTAGAGTTTGAACAATGGCTAATTGATGAAGCGCAATTACTTGATGATATTGAATTTGATGATTGGTTTAGCTTAATGCACACAAATTTAGTCTATCAAATGCCTGTGCGCGTCAATAAAGAAGGAACTGAACGCCCGGATTATTCAACAGAGATGTTTACGTTTAATGATGATATTGAACTATTAAAGCTTCGAGTGGACCGATTGAAAACTGATTATGCATGGGCGGAAATTCCTCCTTCAAGAACCCGCCGTTTTGTAAGTAATGTGAGCGTAAAAGAGCTAGCAAAAGAAGAAAAGGCAGTAGTTAAGAGCTATTTACTTATTTATCGAAGCCGCAGCACAGATATTCATCATGATCTAATTTCAGGGGAACGTAATGACGAGTTTACATATGAAGATGGGAAATGGAAGCTTTCCAAACGTGTATTTATTGTAGACCAGACAACCATTAATACTAGAAATCTTGCAATCTTTGTTTAA
- a CDS encoding SDR family NAD(P)-dependent oxidoreductase → MLLKDKVVLVTGGASGIGAAVTRRFIQEGAKVSIIGRSLETLEQMKEEFNDNLLIIQGDVSKYEDNERAVKATVEQFGKLDVFIANAGVFDGFAKFADVTPEALSEAYDFLLNINVKGSFFGAKAALEELQKTNGNIIFTVSGASFYPDGGGVWYTASKHAQIGLMRQLAFELAPDIRVNAVAPGGTLTALTVIPPLRNFTKSVDNETKASNIKRRNPLQLAQMPEDHVAAYVLLASDQSRAITGEVISSDGGLSVRGLG, encoded by the coding sequence ATGTTATTAAAAGATAAAGTTGTGTTAGTTACAGGCGGCGCATCAGGAATAGGTGCAGCTGTTACAAGACGTTTCATTCAAGAAGGAGCAAAGGTAAGTATTATCGGCCGCTCTCTTGAAACACTCGAGCAAATGAAAGAAGAATTTAATGACAATCTCCTAATCATTCAAGGTGATGTAAGTAAATATGAAGACAATGAACGAGCTGTAAAAGCTACTGTTGAACAGTTCGGTAAACTAGATGTCTTTATTGCAAATGCTGGCGTTTTCGATGGATTCGCTAAATTTGCAGACGTAACACCTGAGGCTCTTTCAGAAGCATATGATTTTCTTTTAAATATAAATGTAAAAGGCTCATTTTTCGGTGCAAAAGCAGCGCTAGAAGAATTACAAAAAACAAATGGTAATATCATTTTCACTGTATCAGGTGCAAGCTTCTACCCAGACGGCGGTGGCGTTTGGTACACGGCAAGTAAGCATGCTCAAATCGGTTTAATGCGTCAACTTGCATTCGAACTAGCACCAGATATTCGAGTAAATGCAGTAGCTCCAGGAGGGACTTTAACAGCACTAACAGTGATCCCACCTTTACGTAACTTTACTAAATCCGTAGACAATGAAACAAAAGCAAGCAATATAAAAAGACGAAATCCACTTCAACTAGCTCAAATGCCTGAAGATCATGTTGCAGCATATGTACTTTTAGCTTCAGATCAGTCACGAGCTATTACTGGTGAAGTTATTTCTAGTGATGGTGGATTATCGGTTCGTGGACTTGGTTAA
- a CDS encoding LysE family transporter: MELFMVGFVLSASLCFDIGVANVAVIQTSLTKGVTPGIYMGLGATTSDMLYAILSLLGLSLLLNNIYVKYTLWVGGTLVLVYMTYLMLKDAFRERNLNLEADDSIEKGSLFKHYFKGFALTASSPSGFIWFATVGGSIISATINNHSKTDIFFFFGGFFLFNLLWSLFLPVVVKKAEYIVGPKILNIFSFIAAIIFLYFAGHVFMDGYKHLLN; the protein is encoded by the coding sequence ATGGAACTTTTTATGGTTGGATTTGTTCTATCTGCGTCACTATGCTTTGATATAGGTGTTGCAAATGTCGCTGTTATACAAACGAGCTTAACGAAAGGTGTTACCCCTGGTATTTATATGGGGTTAGGTGCGACGACTTCAGACATGCTTTATGCAATTTTATCACTTTTAGGCCTATCCCTTTTACTGAATAATATATACGTTAAATATACACTTTGGGTAGGTGGTACATTAGTCCTTGTATATATGACGTATCTCATGTTAAAGGATGCGTTTAGGGAAAGAAACTTAAACTTAGAAGCAGATGATAGTATAGAAAAAGGATCACTTTTTAAACATTACTTTAAAGGATTTGCCTTAACAGCTTCATCCCCATCTGGTTTTATTTGGTTTGCAACTGTTGGGGGAAGTATCATTTCTGCAACAATCAATAACCACTCTAAAACCGACATCTTTTTCTTTTTTGGTGGTTTCTTTTTATTTAACTTATTATGGTCACTTTTTTTACCAGTCGTTGTGAAAAAAGCCGAGTATATAGTTGGCCCAAAAATACTTAATATCTTTTCATTTATTGCAGCGATTATTTTCCTTTACTTTGCTGGCCATGTTTTTATGGATGGGTACAAACATTTATTGAATTAA